In the Hordeum vulgare subsp. vulgare chromosome 7H, MorexV3_pseudomolecules_assembly, whole genome shotgun sequence genome, one interval contains:
- the LOC123411212 gene encoding probable glutathione S-transferase BZ2, producing the protein MAGGDNKAEAGVRVLGGRMSPFTMRARMALELRGVAYELLEESFEPRKSDRLLAANPVYKKIPVLLLPDGRAVCESAVIAQYVDEAWPAAAGAGGAPLLPEDPYQRAMHRFWTAFVDDKFWPALDGASLAPTPEARAEAGTEARAALRHLEEAFAALSNGGTFFSGAAPGLLDIALGCFLPALRAWERLSGAVLLDEAATPLLKKWSNRFADVHAVKALLPETDEVVGFTKFLQAKFGVVGAN; encoded by the coding sequence ATGGCGGGAGGCGACAACAAGGCGGAGGCGGGGGTGCGCGTGCTGGGCGGGAGGATGAGCCCGTTCACAATGCGGGCGCGCATGGCGCTGGAGCTGCGCGGGGTCGCGTACGAGCTCCTGGAGGAGAGTTTCGAGCCCCGCAAGAGcgaccgcctcctcgccgccaacCCCGTCTACAAGAAGATCCCCGTCCTGCTCCTCCCCGACGGCCGCGCGGTCTGCGAGTCTGCCGTCATCGCGCAATACGTCGACGAGGCCTGGCCTGCGGCCGCTGGAGCCGGCGGCGCGCCCTTGCTGCCCGAGGACCCCTACCAGCGCGCGATGCACCGCTTCTGGACCGCGTTCGTCGACGACAAGTTCTGGCCGGCGCTCGACGGCGCCTCCCTGGCGCCCACCCCGGAGGCACGCGCCGAGGCCGGCACCGAGGCCCGTGCGGCGCTGCGGCACCTCGAGGAGGCCTTCGCCGCGCTCAGCAACGGTGGGACCTTCTTCTCCGGCGCGGCGCCGGGGCTCCTGGATATCGCGCTGGGTTGCTTCCTGCCGGCGCTCAGGGCCTGGGAGCGCCTCAGCGGCGCCGTCCTGCTGGACGAGGCTGCCACGCCGCTCCTCAAGAAGTGGAGCAACAGGTTCGCGGACGTCCACGCAGTCAAGGCGCTCCTACCGGAGACGGACGAGGTTGTTGGCTTCACAAAATTCCTGCAGGCCAAGTTCGGCGTCGTGGGCGCAAATTAA